The following are encoded together in the Actinoplanes sp. N902-109 genome:
- a CDS encoding TetR/AcrR family transcriptional regulator yields MAKRSVRLSREAIVGSAMAVADAEGLEAVTIRRLAQEHGVTPMAMYWHFNDKESLLDAMAEQLIASVDLPAPTDEPWDVQLRAILEAILEALRPHPPAASLAARRVLAAEPGLRLADRVLALLARAGLDERRAAQTAMFLLCSVVALIAADPAPRAEAYEDKVRHKKAQLVALSPATYPNVVAAAPELVDCIESSDYYATSLDMLIRGIA; encoded by the coding sequence GTGGCCAAGCGGAGCGTGCGACTGAGTCGTGAGGCGATCGTCGGCAGCGCGATGGCCGTGGCCGACGCCGAGGGTCTGGAGGCGGTGACGATCCGCCGGTTGGCCCAGGAGCACGGCGTCACGCCGATGGCGATGTATTGGCACTTCAACGACAAGGAGAGCCTGCTCGACGCGATGGCCGAGCAGCTGATCGCCTCGGTCGACCTGCCGGCGCCCACCGATGAGCCGTGGGACGTGCAGCTGCGCGCGATTCTCGAGGCCATCCTCGAGGCGCTGCGGCCGCATCCGCCGGCGGCCTCGCTCGCGGCCCGCCGGGTGCTCGCCGCCGAGCCGGGCCTGCGACTGGCCGACCGGGTGCTGGCGCTGCTCGCCCGGGCCGGTCTCGACGAGCGTCGTGCGGCGCAGACGGCGATGTTCCTGCTCTGTTCGGTGGTCGCGCTGATCGCGGCGGATCCCGCACCGCGCGCCGAGGCGTACGAGGACAAGGTGCGCCACAAGAAGGCCCAGCTGGTGGCGCTGTCGCCGGCCACCTATCCGAACGTCGTCGCCGCCGCTCCGGAGCTGGTCGACTGCATCGAGTCGAGTGACTACTACGCGACGAGCCTCGACATGCTCATCCGCGGTATCGCCTGA